In Paraglaciecola mesophila, the genomic window CTCAAGGGGCTAAACTATGTGTACCTTATGAAGTTCAACAGCAATACAATGTTCATATCCAAGATCAAAAAAGTGTGCAGGGAATATACATATCATCTCACAGACCGGTATATTTTTATCAACAAGTTCTAACTATTCCTGCAAAATTGGACGCAAAAAAACAGCTGTTAGATAAATATTTAAATGAGTTAAGACAAAGATATAATCACAATAGTAGAAATTCTTCGGCATCATTCAGAATAAAAGAAGCTATTATTTCTTTAGCAACATTTGGCTATGGGAATCAGGTTGTAGCAAGAGATGACGAAGCAGTTGAAATGTTTGAGGGTTTTGAAGCTGCATTAAAAACAATTTTACCTAAGTCGCTTGGGTTTCAAAAAATTGTAATCCATATGCCTGAAGTTGTTTTTGAAACAGATACTGGTAGTTTTTCATTTGATTCAGTTTCTGGGGGAATTGCCTCACTCATTGATGTCACTTGGCAAATATTTATGGCTTCAATGGTTTACGAGAACTTTGTTGTTGTTATGGATGAACCAGAGAATCATTTACACCCTAAACTACAACGTAACTTACTACCAAACTTGATTAACGCATTCCCAAATGTCCAATTTATAGTAGCGACTCACAATCCTTTTATGGTTACTTCAGTTCCTGACTCTAATGTATATGTACTGGGTTACAATGAAGCAAACAAAGTAGAAAGCACCTTACTTGATGTTGTCAATAAATCAGGGACATCCAATGAAATTCTAAGAGAGGTTTTGGGGTTAGAGAGCACAATGCCTGCTTGGGCTGAAGATAAGTTAAATAATATTATTGGAAAATACACAGGCAAGGATATCACTGCTGAGGCTCTTTCAAATATCAAACTAGAACTATCAGAAATTGGCTTAGATGACTTATTCCCCGAGGCGATTAATAAAGTTGCGGAGTCATTGTCTTGATTAAATTAGAGAAATATCCAAAACCAGAAGTATTAGTTGCTAATGAAGTTACTTGGACTGAAGAGTTTATTCGCCTAGTAGCAGGTGATACTTCGGTTCCTAAAGCTGCTCGATATAGATATAGGCACCCTGATATTAAAAGTACGTTAAGAAGCGAGTGTTCCGATAAATGTATCTTTTGTGAAAGTAAAATATCGCATGTATTTCCTGGAGAAACAGACCATATCATCCCCCTATCTAGAAAACAGGAAGACGTAGTTAAGTGGGAAAATCTAGGATATGTGTGTAAAGAATGTAATCGTAATAAATCCAATTACCACGATGTAAACTTACCTTTGGTCAATCCTTTCGTTGATGATCCTGATGAGCACCTGTTGTTCTTTGGACCAATTATTTTAGCTAAACCATCCAATAATAGAGGGCAGATAACAGTAGATTTACTCAAGTTATCAAGATCTGCTTTAGTAGAAAGAAAAAAGGAAAGAATAGACCAAGTTAAACTACTTATTGATAGGATTGGCTGCTTCCCTGATGGAGAAGCTCAAGATTTTCTAAAAAATCAAGTACTTGAAGAGGCTGGAGGTTCAAAGGAATATTCAGCAACTATTAGTGCATATTTGAATGCTGTTTTTACATAGGTACAAAAGACGCTTAACAAGTCATTTCAGCAGGACAAAAAACAGCTGGTTTTGCTCATGCCTCGCTAATTTTAACCAGCTATTTTATTGCCTCTGAATGAGGCGTTGAATGTCCGCTCCTTGTCTAATGCAGCCTGTCAGCTTTAGTCAAAACCTTGTTTAAAAACCACCAAATTAAGTTGGTAATCACACTAATTCAGATTAGGTTGTTAACACCAAGCGACTTTGTCTAATCTTTCGTAAGCGTCCGATAATCCCATCTAGCGCTTAGCAAACTTTGGAAAGCGATTCAGGGTACCCTGTTTGTCCAAGCTCTTTCGTAGAAACTAGCTCTGTGACAATTCCAATCGTAGTTGGTGGTCAAGTAGTCGGATATCATAGGGACACAGCCCAAACCACTTATGTATTAGTATATGAGTTGCCAGGTGGATATTAATCTCTGAGAAGAGAAGCTAAAGCTATTTACTAAGAGTGTTATAACTTTAAATTAAGTGCGCTTGTAATTTCATCGAGCGCATAATATTGCGGTATAATTCTCAACGAATCAGAATGTAGATATAGGAGGGTTTTACAGTGAAACAATGTTGTATCTCGTTCTTTTTAGCTGGTGTATTTTTATCAAGCATGGAATCGTTTGCTAATGAAAAATATACTTCAACAGATAATAATATAGAAATAATTGAAGTAGAGGGCAAAAAACCATTATCGCTTTTGCGAGAAGAATACAAGGCAGCAAGGC contains:
- a CDS encoding AAA family ATPase, with amino-acid sequence QGAKLCVPYEVQQQYNVHIQDQKSVQGIYISSHRPVYFYQQVLTIPAKLDAKKQLLDKYLNELRQRYNHNSRNSSASFRIKEAIISLATFGYGNQVVARDDEAVEMFEGFEAALKTILPKSLGFQKIVIHMPEVVFETDTGSFSFDSVSGGIASLIDVTWQIFMASMVYENFVVVMDEPENHLHPKLQRNLLPNLINAFPNVQFIVATHNPFMVTSVPDSNVYVLGYNEANKVESTLLDVVNKSGTSNEILREVLGLESTMPAWAEDKLNNIIGKYTGKDITAEALSNIKLELSEIGLDDLFPEAINKVAESLS
- a CDS encoding HNH endonuclease is translated as MIKLEKYPKPEVLVANEVTWTEEFIRLVAGDTSVPKAARYRYRHPDIKSTLRSECSDKCIFCESKISHVFPGETDHIIPLSRKQEDVVKWENLGYVCKECNRNKSNYHDVNLPLVNPFVDDPDEHLLFFGPIILAKPSNNRGQITVDLLKLSRSALVERKKERIDQVKLLIDRIGCFPDGEAQDFLKNQVLEEAGGSKEYSATISAYLNAVFT